The following proteins are co-located in the Gossypium hirsutum isolate 1008001.06 chromosome A02, Gossypium_hirsutum_v2.1, whole genome shotgun sequence genome:
- the LOC107952461 gene encoding uncharacterized protein: MNEEQLKFEVVNFYKALYGEHPGSMRGLPLSAFPPLSDEDFILLNSPISDEEIKVALFDMAPLKVPESDGFYAISTKVSGITLAPPFAVGLRVIANHFKMVFPKFIALEQAGFLVGQNMTDNIFITQEVIHSMRRTQKKRMWMAIKIDLEKAYDRVHWDFIDLSLQAAGVVEWGSNFEVSTYQRRSKSTGNWIPIRLACNGPPLSHLLFADDLILFGHAGEHQFEEAYQQFLWFSRSEELGTYLGVPFFHERVTNNMLRFMVDKTMMLPKGLYDETERIVRKFVWVSTNGNIKVALVTWDSVCQPKSYGGLGLKQLKDHNTSFMMKMGFDIISNINALWVWVLRSKYGIPSGLPENVSRGRCSFLWKSIAKVWPLICENLS; the protein is encoded by the exons ATGAATGAAGAACAACTAAAATTTGAAGTGGTAAATTTCTATAAAGCCTTGTATGGTGAGCATCCCGGCTCGATGAGAGGTTTGCCCTTGAGCGCTTTTCCACCTCTCTCTGACGAGGATTTTATTCTCCTAAACAGTCCAATTTCTGATGAGGAAATTAAAGTTGCTTTGTTTGACATGGCACCTTTGAAGGTTCCAGAAAGTGATGGTTTTTACGCTATTTCTACCAAAGTTAGTGGGATCACGTTGGCGCCTCCGTTTGCAGTTGGGTTAAGG GTTATTGCTAATCATTTTAAAATGGTTTTCCCTAAGTTTATAGCTCTCGAGCAGGCTGGTTTCTTAGTTGGACAGAATATGACGGATAATATTTTCATTACTCAAGAGGTTATACATTCTATGAGGAGAACGCAAAAAAAGAGGATGTGGATGGCCATCAAAATTGATCTAGAAAAAGCCTATGATCGAGTGCATTGGGACTTCATTGACTTGTCACTCCAAGCTGCAG GTGTTGTGGAATGGGGTTCCAACTTTGAAGTTTCGACCTACCAGAGGCGTTCGAAAAG TACTGGCAATTGGATCCCTATTCGACTTGCTTGCAATGGTCCACCGCTTTCTCATTTGCTTTTCGCGGATGATTTGATCCTCTTCGGTCATGCTGGGGAACATCAG TTTGAGGAGGCGTATCAGCAATTTCTTTGGTTTTCAAGAAGTGAAGAACTTGGGACTTATTTAGGTGTTCCCTTTTTTCATGAGAGGGTTACAAATAACATGCTGCGCTTTATGGTTGATAAG ACAATGATGCTTCCTAAAGGTTTGTATGATGAGACCGAGCGCATCGTGCGAAAATTCGTTTGGGTTTCCACAAATGGCAACATTAAGGTAGCTTTGGTTACTTGGGATTCAGTGTGTCAACCAAAATCTTATGGGGGTCTTGGTCTGAAACAGTTGAAAGATCATAACACTTCTTTTATGATGAAGATGGGTTTTGACATTATCTCTAATATTAATGCTTTATGGGTTTGGGTCCTTCGGTCTAAATACGGGATCCCCAGTGGTTTACCCGAAAATGTGTCGAGGGGGCGTTGTTCCTTCCTATGGAAATCCATTGCTAAGGTTTGGCCTCTTATCTGTGAAAACCTTTCATAG